The following DNA comes from Nymphalis io chromosome 20, ilAglIoxx1.1, whole genome shotgun sequence.
TAGGCAATTTTTACTTGATCCCACAAAATTCAATGTAAAACTTGGATTATAGATCATAATGACAATAGTCCAAAGGGTCAGAATTGAAACTGTAACCATCAAATCGGGCAGTGGCCTGCGGTTCTGGcatgcaattaaatttaaactatatttttatgagtatttgataaatactcataaaaatatagtttaaaattatttgacaaataaaGTATTAAGCAATACACttaaattagtataaataaatggatggaataataaataattttatatcattttcatGAGTaaaaggtattatatatatttttttaattgttgtatataatacacaacaattaaaaaattttatacttacttaAACTGTTGTGGGGGTGGTGTTTTGGAACCACtcattcttaatttttaattacctgaataaacaaaaaaaaaaatatgaacaaaaaaaaattaagtaaaacagAGAGCAGGAcctaataaatgtatttcatattaACTACATTTGATGCTTCATACTTTAATaagtatgataattataattctcATTATCAATTGGAAACCAAGAAAACAGGCCAAAAAACTATgccttataaattaatacaaaatttaattaatgattgctCGAAGTTAGAACTCTTGTATGTGACTTCACAACATAAATATagtcaataaaaattgatttaaataagtgCTTTCAGAAACTGTTACAAATTTTCGGTGCTAGTTTAATCATAGATActtttgctaattttttttttctatattatattgtcCTTGTCAAAAATGaacaaactttaatattaatatcgttaaattacttatatgatGATAAATTGCCGgttacgaaaaaaataaattactaaatcgGTTTTTGGCATTATTTAGCGATACGAAATCCGATATATTTAATACAgagacatttaataatataaaagacatgttaagttttttttgacAATATAACATGaattgactttttttaaaaaaacattgaatttgaaacttaaaacaaaatgtttcttGGTTTTTACGTAATctagaaagtaaaaaaaatcatacacacCTCTCCTTAGTTACTACACACACAATTTTAAAAACTGCAAGAATTTTGATCAATAAAATGGCATAGCGAATTTGGTCtttaaaaattctaattatTGAACAACCTCAATCGATAGCTAGACAACCGGAAGAGGTTTTGCTGCAATTCTTATTGACATGTAAATGACATTATAGAAGTATTGCCAGCACATTTTACGGTAATACCGTAGGTATTAGGTATTACgctaaaatgataataaataaatgctgtCAGAAgtactattattattgattacatGAGTGATTTTggtaatgacaaaaaaatacgAAATCATTGTGGTCGCGCCTtatcatttttacatttaatgtcTACTTTACGAGAAAGCTTAATCAGTGATGACAACTTAGGGGTTTTCATCCCAAATTTAGTTAATTAAGGGATTCAAGACGTCTTGGGGGTTTTGTAGGTGGTACATTTATTGAGGGTGATTTTGTAAGAGGTctattattcaagattttttagtttttccttaaaaaagcGCACGActctatacaatttatattaagccttGAACCCTTAtaactgaaatatcaaaaaactataatatattgagattgaAATAATAGCTCCCGTTAAGCTATTATTCAGCGTGCTTGTACAACATGTAGGAGAGGCCCGGGCTTCGATTTCTAGTCACTAAATGAAAAAtcaaaatcgtttaatttcattgttatcatcattaatattattaggtcaataaattatgtacgtaaatgtgtaaaatgcaCCCGCATAAATACAACAGCAATTTTATActacttgaatgtatttttaatttgtatttgaaattacctCTCAAAACGAGTGTACAAAAAAATTTAGGAgtttttaatcgatatttaggGGAATTTGAAGTTGTTTCTAGGGGGAATATTCTGTAGGAGTTGGCATCACTGAGCTTAATATGACCAttacctacatatataaattgCGAACGATAAAACATTAGTAAAAAAGGATATAgtcttaataatacatttaggcAATTTTTATAAACGTATTCTATATTTGCTTGTTGTTAATCTATTTTTGTCACTGCAAATTACAATGCAACTTTGTTGACatgttaaaaagttaaatataagagGTCAGATTGAGTTCAGATATCTctatactatattaaattagaGATATATAACCGTATCTtcacgtttatttatatattttttgtcgatTTAAGTTTGAGTTTTCTCTTTAATGACAATACTTCGCTGTTtgctttttacatatatttttttactccaCTATACAGACATTCTAacttaaattcataaaatttcattttctgTTCCAGACTTTtctagataatttattttctacaaaACTAAATTCCATTCAAGTTTGTTTTCCAAAGAACGGCTGTCTCTGGATAGTTAAAAGTTATAGCCAAATTTGGTAGTTAGGTATACATCTTTCAGTCGCCTTATTTCATTCTAGCTGTTGTCGCTACAATCAccaaaaattaaactttttcacCATCCCATTACATCAagcttaaaaaaactataaaagtcTGCAACCACATCCTACATCCTCCTAAAcatacattcatataatataagcttGACATACTGTTAGATTCTCCAGAAACTATCAAACtaagaaaattatgtaaactattttataacatGATATATGTACActcttgattgattgattgattagtAAAGGTACTATATTTCTATaaacaaatagtaaaataatgtaaaggatttttgtaaatatcagATATATATTACATTCCTTGAATTATACAGAATTcgaattgaaatttttaaacgGTGCACTTGGCTTTGTATTAttttcgattatttttattatatattaggtaaTTTCTAGGAAAGTAAAAGTcctgttttaaaattgtttatatccAATTACGGCCATCTCCTATGAGGACAATCCCTTTCTTGTATTATATGACTTCCGCCTTGTAACAGTATATAATGGTGGATTTGAAGTCTACtatcaacaaaaacaatacATCGATCTTCAAAATATCATCACTTAAAATGTCTTCAAAACTAGTGGTGAGGAtcaatctttataataataatattctttgatCAATAATGTACATTTATTGACCGaagataatattgataattttgtGTGGTGCGCCtcttagaatattattaatatattatatacttactaatTTTGCTTTACTTCAATTCTCAGAAAGTTGCcctgtgaaatataaaaaatgataatattataaatttttaattaaaaatgttcagGTATTTGTTGCGGCCATATTTGCTGTGTGCGCTGCGGACAAACATACTGGGAAAAGAAGTGCAGCTGGTTGGGATATGACCGGACTTATTCCTGGCTTAGTACAAGTAACTGGCGTGTCCATGCCGAGCAGTGGTATATAATCAAACTAAATAATTTGTCGTCATAGCTATTTAGTAtcttttatatgaaattgtCTCTAGGCTGGTCATCAGAATCCAGTTCTGATGTTGCTGGCGCTATAGCGGCTGCTAAGGCAGCAGCGTCGGCTGTCATGGCAGCCCAGAAGCAAGTTGCAGCTGCTAAACATGCAGCACTACAACAGCAAAGCGCAGCCAGTGCAAAGGAGGCAGAGGCAGCTCATGCAGCTCATAAAAGGTTATAAATATTCAACTTGATACcggtttatatatatgtttttacataTTGTGTACtttgaaatgaaatacataaaaatgtactgAGCTTAATCTAGGCGCAGGGCACTACCTACTTTTTCTCGAATCGTTTCGTcgtattttttactatattatactgAAAGTTATTTGgtacaagtataaaaaaaaatgtctttttgtGACACGTGAAAATCCAAGTTAGCCGCATATTCAAGACTATTACGTAATTGAGTAAATGAATGGGTAtatgtactatttatatatttattatataataatataaatatataagcgatTAAGCGATGATTTAAATTGCAATACATTAGATATGATTTCAGGGTCTTAGTTTCCTCGTGGACTATTTACATTATCGATCATTACCTTTTAGACTGGAGTaaaatattacagaaaaaaatacacTTCAGAGATCTTTACAATATACATGCACATATGTATATCTGCGTTTATTGGATTCAgctattttgataatattattgtgtgGATTTTACATTATGTATGTTTAGTGAGGAAGCTTCGAGAGCAGCTCGAGCTCAAGCTCTTGAATCAGCACAAGCAGCTGTACACGCTCAGGCTCAACTCGCAGCAGCGAAGGCTCGCGCCGCCGCTGCCCAGAAAATAGCGGCAGCACGAGAAGCTGCTGCGGCTATGGCAATTCAGCGTGCTGCCCAGAATCAAGCTGCAAAACTTCAAAATGCTGGTAAGGTTCATTTATTGGTAAGTTTAAAAGCTTTCacaaaaatttacttataaactgAAGCCGCAAACAAGTTAAGCTAAATCAAGTTCAGAAAAACATTGCTAAATGcatcgtatttttttatgaattatattttaggtatataaaaaaaccaattAGGTAAGCAAATTTTGCTAAAATTGaatgaataacatttttaattaacagaTTTGGAAGCGTTGAAGCTCTCAGTGATACAAAGTTCAGGAGCAGCTGGTGCAGCTGGCGCAGCTCAGCACGCCGCTACCGCTGCAGCTGCAGCACTTCGTCCAGCTGTATGGAATCCTACCTGGAAAGCTGGCTGGACTCCATCTGCTGGAACTTGGGCCTGGtcgtaaaattgtaattaagcaataaaatattatgagctCCATTCATCTTTGCACTTCTTtgcatatattttgattttattcttgtttttatatttttttataacaaatgtttattgcttacaaataaattgattttgtaaaaatctattattttatttaaatagtctaAAAACGTACTCAAAGGTGCTatcatttagatatttttaattatggaaAATTAATTGTGTTCCTATGAActgtatttaatacataaaatgataattatttcttacatatcAAAGAAGTATTATTACGagtttgataatttaattctactaataatattagaagTGAAAAACAAGTAGTGATTACATACTCTTATAGAATGATACCTTTGTATCTAGAAAATTGATTGGTACTCTATACGGCTGCGCCGTTTCCTTGGCAACTAGGGATGAAGCTCCATCTGTCGTTGCTTCACAGTTTCCGACAGATGTTACgtaataatgttttcttatttgcTGAGTGAAATAAGTACCATAAAATGTGTGTGAACTATAAAGTTATGTAACCAGAAGTGGATGATACAtggtaagtaatttttttttaaagaatatggaaaacaatttaaagttttatcttACTACTAATAAGGATAAAAAGCCACAGTTAACGTGGTTATAACTTATttgctatgtatatataacaacttatatatttaaaaccacaaaaaattgaaaatatgtaatatttaatagtatgttttgtaagtatgtttatttttttatgatctttaatttgtaccaatttggacttttttttttttttaatctttctactcatgttgctataattatgtgttaatgtatttttaaaacaaatattgtaattgttgtggctactttaaaaagcttcacatgttagctattttcactaaattgttttacatttgtcattaaaacatgtagtagctactagtggtccttaaaataaataaataaaaataaaataaataaataaagtattacaaAAAATGAAACTCGTAAGTTgtttaattttgctttaaaaatcgtggtaagtaaattaaattattattcacagAAATATGATTCCCATACATCTCATCGTAGCGGTGACCTGCTGTCTTAACCAAGTTGCTGGTCAAATAGATCGTCGACGTTTCTCGAATCCTACTTATTATAATGTCGGAGGTGTGCTCTCTAGCAATGAATCTGTCACATTCTTCAAGGATACCATCTCGGTACTAAAATAAccctttaatataattattaaaaaaaagtagcttaattatttttcatacaattaacattttaaataacctaaactatttcaaaaaaataatatttacaattttgtagaTAGAATTGATTCACCTTGATTAAAAATACCTTTGAGGATAGTTTTTTCGCTCATTTAGAATTACATTATATCTgagatatttaatttcaacaatATGCATTAggtataacttattattataaaacaataaaaagataAACATGTCTGGATTTCCAGAATCTTAATTTCAAAGACAAATATGTACCCCGGGGAGTAACTTATCATGACTACTCTATTCTTATGGATCCAAATCCGATAAAAACAGCACTGAATGTATGCAAAGACCTCATAGCACATCGAGTAAGTATTCAGAGAATAACAAgtacaaattttataactttttaactaTTAGTCAtcttattgaattgaaaaatacaaatattattaataggtgTATGCAGTTGTCGTGTCTCACCCGTTAACTGGTGACTTGTCACCAGCTGCCGTTTCCTATACAAGTGGCTTCTATCACATTCCGGTAATCGGTATATCATCCAGAGATTCTGCATTTTCTGATAAGAACATTCACGTATCGTTTTTGCGGACAGTGCCACCGTACTCTCATCAAGCGGATGTATGGGTCGACGTTCTTAAGcactttaattatatgaaagttATTGTGATACACAGCTCCGATACCGATGGGAGAGCCATTTTGGGaaggtattatattttcaaagaataTTAGATGATTACATTGTATACgttcttattataatacttcCTTTTAGATTCCAAACAACTTCTCAAAGTATTGATGAAGATGTAGACAGAAAAGTAGTCGTGGAACAAGTTATTGAATTTGAACCTGGACTCGATTCTTTCAGTGATAAGCTGATAGAAGTGAAGAGTGCGCAAGCAAGAGTATTTCTTATGTATGCTAGGTAcgtttaattattagtttaatagttctttttttaaattatttgtgtttacaaaatagtttttaagcCTATGTTATTAAACtaccaataatttatataaattttagtaagACCGATGCAGAAATAATCTTTCGTGATGCTACCTACTTGAATATGACGACAACAGGTTACGTCTGGATGGTGACGGAACAAGCCCTGGACGCAGCTAACGCACCCGAGGGTTTGCTCGGTCTGAGACTAGTCAATGCTACCAACGAACATGCTCATATTCAGGATTCAATGTATgactgtaatttatatataaatatgattataatttcgTTGCATCtttgtacaataatataagAAGCAAAAGAAGGAATAAAAAGAGCGTTAATGTTAAACAAACGTTTTTCAGTTATGTCCTCGCATCAGCGATACGCGACATGAATACATCAGAAGAAATTCACGCTCCTCCATCTGATTGTGACAACTCTGGCTCTATCTGGAAAACCGGACAGCTTCTATTCGATTACATCAGGAAACAGAGTTTAGAGAATGGAGCTACGGGACACGTCGCCTTTGACGATCACGGTGACAGAGTACACGCGGAGTATGATATGGTGAATGTCAGAGCTCAGGGAGAACATGTGGCcgttggaaaatatttttattccaaaGTAGGTTTTATACGTAACACTGCTTTAATCATCacatacagaaatatattttaagcgatAGATTTACCTTCTTTTTGTTACAGGAAACACAAAAAATGCGCTTAGAACTTAAAGAAAGCGAAATTATTTGGATGGGTCGAAGTTCATCAAAACCAGAAGGTTTTATGATTCCAACACATCTCAAAGTAATTAatccaataatttattaaacttattatttctAAGGAtgatggcgcattagcgattgaatgaatgcttaatatttcttacagcttcaatgtctatggacggtggtggcttcttaccaccaggtggccaaCTTTACCGACCgcctaccttttttatataaaaaaaattgtttccttgtgtaatatttcatttttgtttaaggTTTTAACAATTGAGGAAAAACCTTTTGTTTATGCTCGGCGTGTTGACGATGAACTTGAATGTACAGTGGAGGAAGTACTGTGTCCACATTACAACGCTAGCGATGAAGCAGGTTAATCTATccgataatttaattttataaattaaattaattaaatgaatatcggatatatattttattacaacagattaacatatttaataactatatcTTTACTTTGCCTAAGAAGTAAGCGCAATCAAAGTTCACAAATAGATATCATCGTTTTGTAGAACTACATcagctattttataatttatattttagaaaatttagaacaaaattatagctttttatttacttttactttcaATTACGTAATTCGATGTTATATTGTCTTAACGGTTACGTGATTTCATCATTTTCTAGATCAACTTTATTGCTGCAAGGGCTTTTGTATGGACCTTTTACGTTACTTATCGAAAGCGATCAATTTTACTTACTCGTTAGCTCTATCTCCTGACGGTCAGTTCGGAAATTATATAATCCGCAATTTCTCGCAACCAGGGGCTAAAAAAGAATGGACGGGTCTAATAGGTATGTTTCCAACAATTTGTATCATTATATTTCTCACtcactttaattattaaaaaaaaaacaataaaaatacttataaatttaaataaggtttttaataaagtatctaattaagagttatttatggatttaatttatatgagatTGTTATtctgagatttaaattttttaggtatttttggTATGTGTCTTTTTTATAGGTGAATTAGTTTACGAAAGAGCCGACATGATTGTAGCTCCATTAACAATTAATCCAGAACGAGCCGAATTTATAGAATTTAGTAAGCCGTTTAAATATCAAGGTATTACTATATTGGAGAAAAAGGTAGaacacaattttaaatattatttttttcattatgctATCATTATTAAAGTAGATACGTAAAAatatgctatatttttttacagccTTCACGATCATCGACACTCGTATCGTTTTTGCAACCATTTTCAAACACACTATGGATATTAGTAATGGTTTCAGTGCACGTGGTTGCTTTAGTACTATATCTTTTGGATAGATTTTCTCCTTTTGGGAGATTTAAGCTAGCGAACATCGACGGTACTGAAGAAGATGCATTGAATTTATCCAGTGCCATTTGGTTTGCGTGGGGCGTATTACTTAATAGCGGGATTGGAGAAGGTAACA
Coding sequences within:
- the LOC126776610 gene encoding tol-Pal system protein TolA-like → MTGLIPGLVQVTGVSMPSSWSSESSSDVAGAIAAAKAAASAVMAAQKQVAAAKHAALQQQSAASAKEAEAAHAAHKSEEASRAARAQALESAQAAVHAQAQLAAAKARAAAAQKIAAAREAAAAMAIQRAAQNQAAKLQNADLEALKLSVIQSSGAAGAAGAAQHAATAAAAALRPAVWNPTWKAGWTPSAGTWAWS
- the LOC126776246 gene encoding glutamate [NMDA] receptor subunit 1 → MIPIHLIVAVTCCLNQVAGQIDRRRFSNPTYYNVGGVLSSNESVTFFKDTISNLNFKDKYVPRGVTYHDYSILMDPNPIKTALNVCKDLIAHRVYAVVVSHPLTGDLSPAAVSYTSGFYHIPVIGISSRDSAFSDKNIHVSFLRTVPPYSHQADVWVDVLKHFNYMKVIVIHSSDTDGRAILGRFQTTSQSIDEDVDRKVVVEQVIEFEPGLDSFSDKLIEVKSAQARVFLMYASKTDAEIIFRDATYLNMTTTGYVWMVTEQALDAANAPEGLLGLRLVNATNEHAHIQDSIYVLASAIRDMNTSEEIHAPPSDCDNSGSIWKTGQLLFDYIRKQSLENGATGHVAFDDHGDRVHAEYDMVNVRAQGEHVAVGKYFYSKETQKMRLELKESEIIWMGRSSSKPEGFMIPTHLKVLTIEEKPFVYARRVDDELECTVEEVLCPHYNASDEADQLYCCKGFCMDLLRYLSKAINFTYSLALSPDGQFGNYIIRNFSQPGAKKEWTGLIGELVYERADMIVAPLTINPERAEFIEFSKPFKYQGITILEKKPSRSSTLVSFLQPFSNTLWILVMVSVHVVALVLYLLDRFSPFGRFKLANIDGTEEDALNLSSAIWFAWGVLLNSGIGEGTPRSFSARVLGMVWAGFAMIIVASYTANLAAFLVLERPKTKLTGINDARLRNTMENLTCATVKGSAVDMYFRRQVELSNMYRTMEANNYDNAEQAIQDVKNGKLMAFIWDSSRLEFEAAQDCELVTAGELFGRSGYGVGLQKGSPWADLVTLAILDFHESGIMESLDNQWILRNNMLNCEENEKTPNTLGLKNMAGVFILVLAGIIGGIVLIVIEVVYKRHQIRKQKRMEIARHAADRWRGAVEKRKSLRASILPSQRRAKSNGVKETGSISLAVDRGVRRRDEPRIPRYMPAYTPDVSHLVV